TGACATCTACATTTTGTTTTTCTTCTGCTGTGGCTACAAACACTCTTCTGGAACGATAATTCATCGTAGAAGCTATCAAGTTAGTTGGAAACATTTCTAGAGAATTATTGTAATCAGTTACAGCAGAATTATAGAAGCGCCTAGCTGCTGATATCTGTTCTTCAATTTCATTTAAAGATTGTAATAGTTGGAGAAAATATTGGTCAGCTTTTAACTCTGGATATGCTTCTAGAGATATGAGGATGTTGCCTAGCGCTCTGGATATTTCATTTTCAAAATCCATTGCGCTATTCCTATTTCCATTTGCTCGTCCAGATATTGCTCTGGATCTCAGCCTTGTTATCTCTGTAAGTATGCTTTCCTCATATTTCATATAATTTTGAGCTACTGCTACCAGATTAGGGATCAAGTCACTCCTTTTTTTGAGATTTACATCAATACTGGCAAAAGCGTTATCAACTTGATTCTTCTTGGCAACTAAACCGTTATACAGCGATATCATAAATAATACAAATACAATAGGTAGTAGCAAAAAAATAATTAGAAATATTGTTAAGATGGTTTTGAGCATATTGAAAAATACGTAAAGCCAATAAATTAAAAAATGCATCTAAACCAAAT
This Chlorogloeopsis sp. ULAP01 DNA region includes the following protein-coding sequences:
- a CDS encoding LemA family protein, yielding MISLYNGLVAKKNQVDNAFASIDVNLKKRSDLIPNLVAVAQNYMKYEESILTEITRLRSRAISGRANGNRNSAMDFENEISRALGNILISLEAYPELKADQYFLQLLQSLNEIEEQISAARRFYNSAVTDYNNSLEMFPTNLIASTMNYRSRRVFVATAEEKQNVDVKNLFEQ